The sequence GCCCTGTTCCCGGTATTTCCGCATCCAGATCTTTAATCGCCCCACATCTTGAATCCCCAGCTCTTCAGCAATCTTTGCCTTGGGAATGCCCTGAAGCCTCATTTCCACTGCCTTCTTTTTCAGTTCAAAGCTATATGTCTTGAATTTCTGTCCTTTTCTTGCCACGAAAATCACCCCTTAAAGTAATTTTCACAGGGGTGTTTTCCTGTGTCTACTTTAAGGGGTGCACTTCACCGCAAGGGGGGAGTTTTTTTCCGCGCA comes from Planifilum fulgidum and encodes:
- a CDS encoding transposase, which encodes MIFVARKGQKFKTYSFELKKKAVEMRLQGIPKAKIAEELGIQDVGRLKIWMRKYREQG